The following DNA comes from Triticum aestivum cultivar Chinese Spring chromosome 3D, IWGSC CS RefSeq v2.1, whole genome shotgun sequence.
GAGCAAGCATAATCGCGGCATTCCTATCCCTGTCCGTCTCGAAAGCTAGAGTGTAGGATAGGCCCTTCCTAGTTTGCCAGAAGACTGCACAGGCCGCAGCATTACCACCACCTCGGCTTCCACACAACTGAAGATTGCCCAAGAGAACAAGATGGATCGTCAGAAAATAACCTCAAAATATACGGAAACTTTTCGCTAATACCGATCGAATTGTTTGCATATTCAATGATCCTTAAGTTCTAAACATGACAGGGCTAATGATCAGAGAACATTATTAAGTTTCTGCGGACTTATATGGAACCATTGTTTGTTTCCGAAATATTATCAGGAGACCTAGAAGGTCAGGCCCTATATTGTTGTTGTAAACTGGCAAGCATAATTATTAAATATAGTGTAAGCAGATTTACTGCTACAACCTAACACAGCACGTTTAGGAAACAAAACATTACAACTGAGTAGACATCACTTCTGTTACATACGCACTGTGAATGTGATTTCACTTTACCTTCATCGTGGTGGAATATGACTCCCTTGCTTTTGTAGACCTTCCTTTCCGAAGCTTCACTCTCAGCTTTCCAATATGAAATACATGGACGGATTTTGATGCGTAGTCATTCCCATTCATTTGGGTGACTACCACCTACAAAGCAGCACAGATGCAAACCCCAATTAATTTATATCCAGTAATCATTCAAACGCACTGATATTTCCTAGCACAAAATAACAAGATTGTGCTTTTTATAGCTGGTCCAATGTTAAGGCAGTAGAATCATCACAGGTAAAGTGTTTTGAAGAAGTTTTATACTGGATTACTGGTATCCTATAGGCAAAGAAGTTTATACATACATTGAACTCAATATCCGCCCTTTTCATTAGAGATTCCACATAACGTTCCAATCCTGAAGCTGTTCAAAGTACACAACAGAGTCAGCCATTAACACGAGCTTATATCCAATATCAATGACTATTGTTATAAGAATGTGTGGCAAAATGCAGTTAAACAAGCAGGGCCATTGGCAAATTGTAGCATGAGGCTAATTTATAAAATACCACAACACAAATCAAATGGCGTTTATGCCTTGTCAGGTCAAAATAGATAGTGTTATTAAGGTCTACCAAAGGAAGAAAATCAGTGTAAGGCTCAAATGTAGGAAGAGGATGACTGGCACAAGTTGGAATAGTAAATATCGGGTCTGGGATGTGTGGAAGTTGCTAATGCTTTATATATAACAAAGAAAGCAACACAACAGTTCAGTTCTTTTCTGGAAGAAACAAATCTATCCACATACATCAGTTATTTCCCCCATAATTCGGCAGATAACAGATGTTAAAAGAGAAGTGCGGAAATGCCTAACCATGATTTATAGGGCCATCTGTCTGAACCGTAACTTTATCTGCTTTCAAAATTATCTCTGCTTGCAACAATTGGCCAACATCAAATGGCTCTGGAGCATAAGTAAGTCTCGTTGCACCTGCAGCAGAAAATTAAATACATTAACATATAAATAAAGGAAAACAATGATCCAAAAAGGTATTAGATGTTCTCATGAAACATAGTCTAATGCAGAGATTTTTGCCGGATGAGTCTGTTCCTTTCAATGCTCATGGAAGATGTCTAGCAAGCTCTGGGAACTATTTATCAGATTACATACCTGATATGAGCTCTCTGTTGCCTCCAGAAATTACACGGTACCACTGAGCTGGACAGCTTGAGATGTCTGGAGCACCATCAACTCGAGGGACAATACAGAACTGTGATCCAAGAGTATCGGAACCTTCAAGCTCAAAGAGTTTAGAGCTATCTTGCTCAAGCCTCTTGATCATGGCAAGCTGAATATAAAAGTGAGTGGTGATTCCCATAGCTCGACATTACTCAAATTACAATTTAAATAATATGGAGCTTGTCCTAACAGGAATTACCTCTTTCTTTAACTGATTGCAAAGCTGTGTTTTTTCGGATATGAGTGTACGCAGTCCCTGAAGCTCAAACTGCATGTCCATTACCTACGATATTTTGCATGACAACTGTTAGTAAATACATGAGGGGCAAATTACCACAATATGCTTCACTCGATTACAAGATACATGAAAGTATAAGAAGCAGAGATATAGCATTGAGAAAAAAGACATGCCAATTTGTAAAAAAAGGAGTTAGGACTAAAAAAGGAACTATTTGAACTTGACAGAAGAAAGGCAAATGGAAAAGAGGAAGTATCATCAAAGATTCACATAAACACGAAAACTATAACTCCATGAATAGAACAATGAACCAATGATGCAAAACAAACCTTGCTTGGCTGGTGTAGCATTTTTATTCGTCTAGCCTCTCGAATCTCTTTCCTAAGTTCCTCTATCTCCTGATCAGGAAAAAAGCTAAAATTTTAAGTAAAAAATGTAGCAATTACTCAAATCAAAAGAATCATGTCAGTGCATTTGCATCACCGACTACATAAGAGGAAATTCAATAACAGTATAGAAATATCCAAGCTCATCATTAATTGAGGAAGCACCTCCTTCTCTCTGCTACTTGATGCTGAATCCTGCTCCTGCAACGCTTTCTCAACTTTTTCTATTGCAGCTCTAGATTTTTCAATTTCAGCGAGTGCAAGAGCTCTTTCCTCTTCAGCTACCTTTCGGGCATCTTCAGTAGCCTACGATATAGAGGAGAATGGTAACTTCGTTATTCAGGTGTAACCAAATGGTGTTATTGTAATGCTAGTAAATGCTGATATCTTAATAGGCATTCAGAAGATTGTTGTGAAACATCGCACATACTAAATTATACGAAAATTGAATGTGGCTCGTGACTGAAAACTAGGACTGCTTTTCTTAAGTTAGGCACAACACGACCTCTTGAACAGCACACGGTATATTATACGACAAAGTATAGCCTTTGGTTATCAAGAATATAAAAAATAAAGACAAAAGGACACAGGATAATTTGCCCAAAAGATTTCGTGTTGTAGTTTTAGAGATACAAAATGGCTCAAAAGACAATCTAATTCTCGTAAACATTAAGGTTGAGTTAGGCCATTGTGCCAAGTTTTCCAGAAAAGACGAGAGCATTCTGCAAACAAGCCAGGCACTCCTAGGCCTCTGGTTTTACTCTCACTGCAACCACCAGGATCTACGGACAAATTTACTTTTCATATATGAAATTATGAGTTATCAGTCTTATAAAACAAAAGCCTTACCACATTCTACTTGAACAAGGTCTACAGTATCAGCATGTTACAATATACATTTCCTAATGTAATGACAATTAATAAAATTATGAAGCCTCAAGCATTTTTCGGCTCTCGGATCTGATGTTACAAATTTTAAACAGGCATGAATAACAAATTCGATAATTAAGAAATGGGGTAAACCTGCTTGAGGAAGCTAGCCAACTTTTTTACTTCAGCCTTCTCATAAATTAATTCACCTTCTCTTTGAGTAAGTTGAACTGCTAGTGCTTCCACCTGATAGAACATAACTAGTCATAATCACTTACAGTTTTTGG
Coding sequences within:
- the LOC123079480 gene encoding stomatal closure-related actin-binding protein 1, with amino-acid sequence MRVPQMTRVIHDSGEGMQKGVALDIVSSDVNFPKGHFPDYRIGPNNQIIDPEETHEVVPLKEIVAKETTQLLEQRKRLSVRDLREKFEKGLSGASKLSEEAKRREAASLDRQVLLKKLRDVLDTLKGRVAGRNRDDADEAISLVEALAVQLTQREGELIYEKAEVKKLASFLKQATEDARKVAEEERALALAEIEKSRAAIEKVEKALQEQDSASSSREKEEIEELRKEIREARRIKMLHQPSKVMDMQFELQGLRTLISEKTQLCNQLKKELAMIKRLEQDSSKLFELEGSDTLGSQFCIVPRVDGAPDISSCPAQWYRVISGGNRELISGATRLTYAPEPFDVGQLLQAEIILKADKVTVQTDGPINHASGLERYVESLMKRADIEFNVVVTQMNGNDYASKSVHVFHIGKLRVKLRKGRSTKARESYSTTMKLCGSRGGGNAAACAVFWQTRKGLSYTLAFETDRDRNAAIMLARKFASSCNVVLAGPGDQVHGGG